Genomic segment of Triticum aestivum cultivar Chinese Spring chromosome 6A, IWGSC CS RefSeq v2.1, whole genome shotgun sequence:
CTGAAATTGATCCTCGGTGTCGATGCCGCCCCCGCAATGGTTTCCGCCCTCCGTCCAATCTGTCTCTCCCACATACTCTTGTTCTTCTTGCTGGGTCCAACAGAGATTTGGATCTTGGGAAGGGATGGAGGAGAAGCTGTCCGCCGGAGGGCATGTGAGATGAATCGTTGAGGAACAAAGATTTGAATGGATTGCCAATGGGTTTGAGCATACCTTAGAAGTAGTTGGGTGAACGATCCAGGCGCGAGGACCATCCGTGGCGGCGGCGTATCCATCGCCGGACGGGAGATCTTTTGCGGAATTCTCTCCGAAATCTCGGAGCTCTAGTCAGGAACTGGGAGCTGTTCAAATTTTGAATGGTTTGCTCCTCCCATAGGTTGGGGTCGTTTCCACAGCACAGGTATGGGCCGCCGCTCGTATCTGAATACGTATGGTAGGAATGGTCTCTGTATTCCTGGCGTATTGGTTTAGGAAAAGATGCGAGGTGGGGTCGGAGGGAATTGCCACATGGGCTGCGGGTCCGGCTGGTGTGGATCCACACGCGCTCGCGAGCGGTTGGGATAGCCGCTGTGAACGGAACGCGAAAGTAAAAGGCTTTATCGGGTATGTATCTGGTGTTGATGAAGGCGGCGTATATTTCAGTGATCTCTGACACCTTGCGCACTCGACGGCTGCGACGGATTACGCAGCTTGGTTCCTTAGGAGTGAGTCCATGCAGCTAGCATTGTGCTGCAAATGCGGAGCCAATACCGGATTTCAGGGACGTCGtccgcgtcggcgtcggcgtcagccACGCTGGCAGGCCGGATGGCGGGGTGCATATCGGATAGCTGAAAAATCCACCAGCCAATAAAATAAGTAAGTGGCTCGCTAGTAATTCCGGAACATTAATGGAGATAAAAGGAGACAATCTAGCATGAAGATTATACATGAAACGACGGAAATCACAAACAAAGAAAGAATCTCACGGGATGCATGGATGGAAATTGCAGGGCCATACGGAATACCTTATTTGTTGTTGATAATTGCCCCAGATCCCATTATTTCGGTGCAGATGTGAtttggagagagagagatctttggATGGCATCGATCCAGGAAAGGCTGCGCCATAAAAATCGGGACATCCGGCCAACAACTAATCGGGTTCAAGATTAATTACGTTTTACTGTGCCCGATCCGTTTAGGAATGCACGAATCTCAAAGAATCTAACGGCAATAGAGATGTAGGTAACTACCACCTAGTGGTAGGATGTATTTttcctatgtgtgtgtgtgtgtgtgtgtgtgtgtataagaTGCACGCACATATGCATTGCTTGAGTATGTATGCATACTCTCTGTAAATGTATGTATGCATTACAAAATTAAGAAAGTGATAACAGAGCATCTGAGTTTCCATATGGAACAGGGAGGGGTGGTTGTGGTTGTAACAGCAAAGTGTTTTAGCTCACTCCAGCCTTGATCCGGCAAGAGCATCTGAGCTTCCATATATATGATCATATCTTCAAAAGGAAAAACTTCTTCCTGAATCAAGCTAGCTCATATCCGGAGAGAAAATCTTCTCCGAGAAAGAATGTCATGTGCATCAGGAGAAGCTTCTTGCAGAGTCATGCCGTGTGCAGCAGAAGAAGCTTCTTCGTCGGTATAAAGAGAGGGGCAGCCCATCGACTGTCACAACTCACAAGCAAGAGGAAGAACTAGAACCAATGGAGAGGAAGAACAGGAGAGTGAAGGCTGCGGCCGTCTGCGTGCTCCTCGCCGTCCTGCTGTCGGCGCAGCAGCTGCTGGTGGCCGGCGCCGCGCCGGNNNNNNNNNNNNNNNNNNNNNNNNNNNNNNNNNNNNNNNNNNNNNNNNNNNNNNNNNNNNNNNNNNNNNNNNNNNNNNNNNNNNNNNNNNNNNNNNNNNNNNNNNNNNNNNNNNNNNNNNNNNNNNNNNNNNNNNNNNNNNNNNNNNNNNNNNNNNNNNNNNNNNNNNNNNNNNNNNNNNNNNNNNNNNNNNNNNNNNNNNNNNNNNNNNNNNNNNNNNNNNNNNNNNNNNNNNNNNNNNNNNNNNNNNNNNNNNNNNNNNNNNNNNNNNNNNNNNNNNNNNNNNNNNNNNNNNNNNNNNNNNNNNNNNNNNNNNNNNNNNNNNNNNNNNNNNNNNNNNNNNNNNNNNNNNNNNNNCTACAAGCCGCTCTGCGTCGTGGTGTGCGCCCTGGGCGGCCAGATGGGTGGCGGCTGCCCGGGTGTCTGCGGGGAGGCCTCGGACAATGTCTTGTATGGTGGAATAAACAAATAAATTGATATGGaaaatcatactccctcctttccagtttatagggcttatctcaaatttttagttttttcattttataaggctcaatttgattgttccccatcacatgttcagacttcaaggtgcattaaattattgcatgcaagtattaagagaaaactgaccaatgcatgcatgcattgcaattaatgcattcataAACGTAAtgttttgaggaaaacaaaagcattaattgggtgcttttgcaaactacaaaaaatattccaccactcatcatctatcttggttggtgagatttttgaattgagccttataaaccggaaaggagggagtatatgagAATTTGGTTGGGTTGTCACTCGATCGGTTTAGTGGAATGTTACTATGTTCTTTGTGAAATGTTGTAGTACTACACTGAAGAGAGCTTAGTTTGAGATGTTgtcatactccctccggtcctttttactttgcatataagaattgtctgaagttaaactttataaagtttgaccatatttatatgaaaatatattaacatctacaatgctAAATTTATACAACATGAAAACTAAAGTCATGACGTATCTAATATTGTTGATCTCACATTCTAAATATTAaattttttttctataaacttggtcaaagtttacgaggcttgacttcaaCCGGAGGGAGTATGTGAGAGTTGTCACAGGTTTGTGAAACcagcaaaaaagaaaaagatgACCAGGTTCAGGTTTGCTCAATTTCACCTGATGATTCAGGTGTAGATGTGTGACGACCCAAGTTGTCACAGAGCGTTTTCATCATCACATGGTCATTTTAAGTTGGGGTGAGAGAGGCTCGAACTCTCGACCTCAGGATCACTCAAGTCTTAGCTATGAGACCTACGCGCTAGCCAACTgcgccaccacccctttgttgtTTTCTTAGCCAAACATCCTTGTATGTTAATATCTTTGTTCAGACAAAGCAAAGGACGATTAACCAGGCGACACAGGTCTGTGCATACGCTGCACAAATCGGCTGGTTCTTCCATCGTTAAATCCAGAGTTGAAGAAATGGAGAAAGGAACTGCAGAAATGCCATCTTAAAGGGCCAGAGCTATCAAAATATCGGACCTTTTTTGACACTGTCATAGTGTAAAAAAAACTCTTGTATTTTGATAGAGGGAGTACTCGTGTAAAATTAGCACATTATAGTCACGAATCAGATGTAAAATCGACATGGCATTGAAATGTCCACAGCTCATACAATGTGCTAACTCAAGATAACCTGAGCATTGGGTCACTCATGCCACCGCATCGATCACAGCAGATCCTACCACCAAGCGGAAATAATCCAAGTCGCGACTTAATATCTTAATAATCAATTCGGTACAGCACTGAGCGACTGCGGCTCGTCTTTGCGCTGATACAGATAGAACTAACTGTGCGCTTACGTGCGCAGCAGCTATGTCCGGGCCGAATCTTCCGTAAACAAGAACAGAAATTGGCACTAGTAAACTAGTAGGTAGATCAGGTAGGCAACATAACTACAGGTTTCCATACAGAACCAATGGTGTGCTTACAAAATATCATCAACGGGCGACTGCAGCAGAACCCTTCACGTCGAACGGAGATCCCAACGGCGCGATCAGGCCCAGGCTCTGCATGATCTTGATCTGGCGCACGCTACGCTGCTCCGATCCCCCCGCGCCCCTGCTCTGGTGGAGTTTGGTCAAATCAGTGTCCGAAATTCATTCAGACAATCGATTCAGAAGAATGGAGTGTCTACTTACAGGAGAAGAGTTGGGGTCCTTGGTCTCCGGCTTTGCCGCCTTGCCCTTTCTAGGTTTCTTCTTCGCAGCACGGCTTGAGTCAGCCTCCAGCCCACTAGCGGCCCGCTTGGTGCTTAGTCCACCCTCTGTCtcagtagtagtagcagcagtcgCCTTTGCCTCGGTAGCTTCACAGATTCCAAagatcacttcatccacatatgCCATTTCAGCAGCAAGCTGCCTGTCTATGACGTCCCCCAGCAGTATATCCCTGACCATAGCTTTTATCTTCCGGTGGGTTCCTTCGACCGTCAAACCAGTTTTGTGCTGGCTTCGATTCACGGATGTCATGTCTCCTGCTTCAGCTGCATTTTCACTTGCGCTTGAAACATGGAGCTGTGATGTGCTGTCCTCCGCCGCATCTGAATGTTCCTTCAGATTGGTACGGCCCGACCGCTTTGAGGATCCTTCCTTTTTGGCCACCGATGTTCCTGATGATGCCTTCTTACCACTCTTTTTATCTCGCACAGCAGAAGCTTGCTTGGGTGTCTTATCTCTTAAACCTTCAGCAGAATCTATACTCAAAGCTTTGTCAAGAGCACTTGCTTGCCTCACACCtttctgcttttttcctttctgAGCAGCACCTCCACCTTCTGCATTGCTCCGAACTTCTTGGTCCTGCTCTAAGGCTTCTTGCTTTCTGACTTTCTTAGTAGACGTCTTGGCTGTGGCCAATATGGTCAGACCATATGAAAAATAGAGAATTAGATGCGTAGCAATTAAAAATATATATGTGTGTACCATTGATAGCAAGGCGACTTGAAACTTGACAGGGAAATAAAACCGCACAGGTGATAATTTAGCAATACTGTCACTGATACTGCTCCTAGAACATGTTACCTAATCACACCATTGTGAAAAGATTCACAAACGGTAACATATCACTGTTAACATAAATCACTAATGAAAAAGGGATAACATGAATGGTCAAACCACAAGGACCACCATGATCAATGCACATAACGTGTTTTTCTGCATATATTCTCCAGCCAAGAAAAAACAGAAATTCACCTTTTGTGTTGACAgcttcctcctcgtcatcactggCCGACTTAAAATGAGAGAGCTCCTGCATTTGTAAGATTAAACATGGATCTCAACAACCTCCACCAAACTGTGATTCATAATATGTTCAAAGCGAAGGCGAGATTGCCCTACCTTCTGAAGCACCTCATGGAATGCTTCCATGGCTGTCTTATTTTCTTTCTTCAGAAACTGCATACAATGAGCTCATATGAGAAATATTTAAAATTCAAAATGCTCAGGGTTGGATATCATTCA
This window contains:
- the LOC123132041 gene encoding DNA mismatch repair protein Msh6 isoform X1 is translated as MVRKSAEKSYGRMAACTSSPEPSENNPRQNFCLGDITWVKHDGSSWWPAQVIDEACASSKAKKKTSHDALVRLYGTCLDLYVDPWKSNMEFEMFLKKENKTAMEAFHEVLQKELSHFKSASDDEEEAVNTKAKTSTKKVRKQEALEQDQEVRSNAEGGGAAQKGKKQKGVRQASALDKALSIDSAEGLRDKTPKQASAVRDKKSGKKASSGTSVAKKEGSSKRSGRTNLKEHSDAAEDSTSQLHVSSASENAAEAGDMTSVNRSQHKTGLTVEGTHRKIKAMVRDILLGDVIDRQLAAEMAYVDEVIFGICEATEAKATAATTTETEGGLSTKRAASGLEADSSRAAKKKPRKGKAAKPETKDPNSSPSRGAGGSEQRSVRQIKIMQSLGLIAPLGSPFDVKGSAAVAR
- the LOC123132041 gene encoding DNA mismatch repair protein Msh6 isoform X2; the encoded protein is MVRKSAEKSYGRMAACTSSPEPSENNPRQNFCLGDITWVKHDGSSWWPAQVIDEACASSKAKKKTSHDALVRLYGTCLDLYVDPWKSNMEFEMFLKKENKTAMEAFHEVLQKELSHFKSASDDEEEAVNTKAKTSTKKVRKQEALEQDQEVRSNAEGGGAAQKGKKQKGVRQASALDKALSIDSAEGLRDKTPKQASAVRDKKSGKKASSGTSVAKKEGSSKRSGRTNLKEHSDAAEDSTSQLHVSSASENAAEAGDMTSVNRSQHKTGLTVEGTHRKIKAMVRDILLGDVIDRQLAAEMAYVDEVIFGICEATEAKATAATTTETEGGLSTKRAASGLEADSSRAAKKKPRKGKAAKPETKDPNSSPGRGGIGAA